One window from the genome of Bdellovibrio sp. NC01 encodes:
- a CDS encoding DUF6279 family lipoprotein produces the protein MNKYIVSLCFAFLALTGCSRLDIAFKWADTYIASKVDDYFDISSQQSKDLKKDIQKDLAAIRAEVLPTWIDRLKEIQKEVDAGPLNEQRVGFYFSLFMKDIETINARFSNTAVDFIATTNSSQLSFFDKAFKSKNSEDMDKARNLSKLQKEYRNKYNDYFEMFLGYLTKEQKAMIEDSVNTSPFPLELKIRNKEFVYNKFLKEKGSAETMKAFVKDYYTHPAQYDMPEFQTAFLSYQKNLQTLVVKVLASMNEEQKKNLRSSLNEKTAQLEMLAKRG, from the coding sequence ATGAACAAATACATTGTTTCTTTGTGTTTCGCGTTTCTTGCTCTGACAGGTTGCAGCCGTTTGGATATCGCCTTTAAATGGGCTGACACTTACATCGCCTCTAAAGTCGATGACTATTTCGATATTTCATCACAACAAAGTAAAGACCTTAAAAAAGACATTCAAAAAGATCTTGCCGCGATTCGTGCGGAAGTTTTACCGACATGGATTGATCGCCTTAAAGAGATTCAAAAAGAAGTCGACGCTGGTCCTTTAAATGAACAGCGTGTGGGATTTTATTTTTCGTTGTTTATGAAGGACATCGAAACTATCAATGCCCGTTTTTCAAATACCGCTGTCGATTTCATCGCGACAACTAATTCTTCGCAATTAAGCTTCTTTGATAAAGCATTTAAAAGCAAAAATTCGGAAGACATGGACAAGGCTCGCAACCTTAGCAAGCTGCAAAAAGAGTATCGCAATAAATATAACGACTACTTCGAGATGTTTTTGGGCTATTTGACTAAAGAACAAAAAGCGATGATCGAAGACAGTGTGAACACGTCACCGTTTCCGCTTGAACTTAAAATTCGCAATAAAGAGTTTGTGTACAATAAGTTCTTAAAAGAAAAAGGCTCCGCAGAGACGATGAAGGCCTTCGTGAAGGACTATTACACTCACCCTGCCCAATACGATATGCCCGAATTCCAAACGGCGTTCTTAAGCTATCAAAAGAATTTGCAGACATTGGTTGTAAAAGTTCTGGCTAGCATGAACGAAGAACAAAAAAAGAATCTTCGTTCCAGCTTAAATGAAAAAACAGCACAGCTAGAGATGCTTGCAAAACGCGGTTAA